The following proteins are co-located in the Acinetobacter shaoyimingii genome:
- a CDS encoding NAD(P)/FAD-dependent oxidoreductase, which translates to MQPIVIIGSGMAGYTLAREFRKLNPEQPLVMISADDAANYAKPTLSNALVGNKVPDQIALGDATKMATQLNMQILTHTWVKSIDHQAHELTLEHEGQTTTQAYSKLILAVGANPIRLAIAGDGSDDILVVNSLVDYRKFRENLDQCSDKRVVILGAGLIGCEFANDLQNTGHKATVIDLAPQPLGRLLPAHVAGAFQQNLEETGIQFVLSTTVEKVSKHPEKGYVVTLANGQNLVADVVLSAIGLQPNISLAKAADINTSRGVITNTLLETSKEDIYAIGDCAEVNGTLLPYVMPLMQQARALAKTLAGQTTPVHYPAMPVAVKTPAAPLTVLPAPLGVDVTWETEEFDDGMIAKATDSENTLRGFVLLGATAGKQRLTLTKLVPDLIPARV; encoded by the coding sequence ATGCAACCTATCGTCATTATTGGTTCGGGAATGGCAGGTTATACATTGGCGAGAGAATTTCGCAAATTAAACCCAGAACAGCCCCTAGTCATGATTAGTGCGGATGACGCTGCAAACTATGCGAAACCAACACTTTCAAATGCGTTAGTGGGCAATAAAGTTCCAGATCAAATTGCATTGGGTGATGCCACTAAAATGGCCACTCAACTCAATATGCAAATTCTCACACATACTTGGGTAAAATCAATTGATCATCAAGCGCATGAGTTGACCCTTGAGCATGAAGGACAAACCACAACTCAAGCTTACTCAAAATTGATTTTGGCCGTGGGTGCAAATCCGATTCGTTTGGCCATTGCCGGTGATGGCAGTGATGATATTTTAGTGGTGAATTCACTGGTAGATTACCGTAAATTCCGTGAAAATTTAGATCAGTGTTCTGATAAACGTGTCGTGATTTTAGGTGCTGGCCTAATTGGTTGTGAGTTTGCCAATGACTTACAAAATACAGGTCACAAAGCCACTGTGATTGATTTAGCACCACAACCTTTGGGTCGTTTGCTTCCTGCTCATGTTGCCGGAGCATTCCAGCAAAATCTCGAAGAAACTGGCATTCAATTTGTTCTGAGCACAACGGTTGAAAAAGTTTCTAAACATCCTGAAAAAGGTTATGTGGTCACTTTAGCCAATGGTCAAAATTTAGTTGCTGACGTGGTATTGTCAGCCATTGGATTACAACCCAATATTTCTTTAGCAAAAGCTGCTGATATCAATACCAGCCGTGGTGTGATTACCAATACCCTGCTTGAAACCAGCAAAGAAGACATTTATGCCATTGGTGACTGCGCTGAAGTGAATGGTACGCTCCTGCCTTACGTGATGCCATTGATGCAGCAAGCACGTGCATTGGCTAAAACACTTGCGGGTCAGACCACACCTGTACATTACCCAGCAATGCCTGTTGCTGTTAAAACACCTGCTGCACCATTGACTGTACTCCCTGCTCCACTTGGCGTAGATGTCACATGGGAAACAGAAGAATTTGATGATGGCATGATTGCTAAAGCAACAGACAGTGAAAACACCTTGCGTGGTTTTGTTCTGTTGGGAGCGACTGCAGGAAAACAGCGCTTAACGTTGACAAAACTGGTGCCAGATTTGATCCCTGCTAGGGTTTAA
- the rubA gene encoding rubredoxin RubA: MKKYQCIVCGWIYDEAQGWPQDGITPGTKWEDIPDDWTCPDCGVSKADFEMVEI, translated from the coding sequence ATGAAAAAATATCAATGCATCGTATGCGGTTGGATTTATGATGAGGCACAAGGTTGGCCTCAAGACGGTATTACCCCTGGTACAAAATGGGAAGATATCCCAGATGACTGGACCTGCCCTGATTGCGGCGTTTCAAAAGCTGATTTTGAAATGGTGGAAATCTAA
- a CDS encoding rhomboid family intramembrane serine protease: MNQPYDHNNKPHQLNLPASQPLNINRWWITAVLIAINVALFSWQVLQGMNITQPSTLDAIHWGADYAPLTFLAEPIRLLTSMFFHFGLIHLMLNMWALYIFGRITEQLFGHAYFIGVYILSGLAGSLLSGYISIQDSYEMLRLGEAQQALFPSVGAGASGAVMGLGGALTVLALLPRLAHQSYYLDKTNLLMVMGLNIAMGFMISGINNAAHIGGMLMGACLSLIWYLGEKWQKPILWKIIGLIIGIVLCELFYQYCLHLVVDLHPFWIELVKRIT; encoded by the coding sequence ATGAATCAACCCTATGACCACAATAATAAGCCTCATCAGCTCAACTTACCCGCATCACAACCATTGAATATCAATCGATGGTGGATTACGGCTGTTTTGATTGCAATCAATGTGGCTTTATTCAGCTGGCAAGTTCTTCAAGGGATGAATATTACTCAACCCAGTACCCTAGATGCAATTCATTGGGGCGCTGATTATGCACCATTAACATTTTTAGCAGAACCGATTCGCTTATTGACCAGTATGTTTTTTCATTTTGGTTTAATTCATTTAATGTTAAACATGTGGGCACTGTATATCTTTGGCAGAATTACCGAGCAACTGTTCGGACATGCTTATTTTATTGGGGTTTATATCCTTTCAGGCTTAGCTGGAAGTCTGTTGAGTGGTTATATCAGCATACAAGATTCTTATGAAATGCTACGTCTAGGCGAAGCTCAACAAGCGCTTTTCCCAAGCGTGGGTGCTGGTGCTTCTGGTGCTGTCATGGGTTTAGGCGGGGCATTAACCGTTTTAGCGTTGCTCCCTCGCTTGGCGCATCAAAGCTATTATCTGGATAAAACCAATCTACTCATGGTCATGGGACTCAACATTGCTATGGGCTTTATGATCAGTGGCATCAACAATGCAGCGCACATTGGTGGCATGCTCATGGGCGCTTGTTTAAGTCTGATTTGGTATTTGGGCGAAAAGTGGCAAAAGCCAATTTTGTGGAAAATCATTGGACTGATCATTGGCATTGTTTTATGTGAATTGTTTTACCAATATTGCTTACATCTTGTGGTAGACCTTCATCCATTCTGGATTGAGTTGGTCAAACGAATCACATAA
- a CDS encoding adenine phosphoribosyltransferase has translation MKNSSTALWSHIRTVQDFPKPGICFFDLTPLFMSNIGPLTDALIESIPTEKLAEVESFVAVEARGFVLASLLAQRTGKGLLLVRKAGKLPPPVVGVGYSLEYGMDRLEMSANIQPQKVIIVDDVLATGGTLKAVNQLMSKCQHTVLGASIFLDLPDLHADLGMDIWSVLDDKSMPQVEVAEVESV, from the coding sequence ATGAAAAACTCGTCTACAGCTTTGTGGTCTCACATTCGTACGGTCCAAGATTTCCCAAAACCTGGTATTTGTTTCTTCGACTTGACACCATTATTTATGAGTAACATTGGTCCTTTAACCGATGCACTTATTGAAAGTATTCCAACTGAAAAGTTGGCTGAAGTGGAAAGTTTTGTCGCTGTTGAAGCACGAGGTTTTGTTTTAGCAAGTCTTTTGGCACAGCGTACTGGCAAAGGACTGTTATTGGTTCGTAAGGCAGGGAAATTACCGCCACCAGTGGTTGGAGTAGGTTATAGCTTAGAATATGGCATGGACCGTTTGGAAATGTCTGCAAATATTCAACCGCAAAAAGTGATTATTGTGGACGATGTACTGGCTACAGGGGGTACATTAAAAGCAGTCAATCAATTGATGAGTAAATGCCAACATACAGTTTTAGGCGCAAGTATTTTCCTTGATCTTCCAGATTTACATGCTGACTTGGGTATGGATATTTGGTCTGTTTTAGATGATAAATCAATGCCTCAAGTTGAAGTTGCTGAAGTTGAATCTGTCTAA
- a CDS encoding ABC transporter permease, which translates to MMALLKPLFRQSFASSGVYLLIIALSLAISATTALKFSNSQIQQAVALQAAKMQAADLVLSDTQPIAPTWKDKAQLLKLSTSEVTVFSSMAHTQEQFVMVSVKAIEDTFPLRGELHVSPSQPKIAAGDVWLSQRAMQLLNVKIGDTVSIADGVFKFTALIERDSNQELGFAGFSPTVIISQSDVAKTNAIQPGSRIQYRVLMAGDNQQVQEFTRYFKSTQQTAQKSQNPDQINADMDESQRLKLITANDGNTRLVKPIENLDTFLQLANILTILLCGIAIALTSQRYVQQNQDHIALLRCVGAKRNQIFTAYMVLLLVVIVIAVIAGSVFGVMLGFGLLQLMIQLIPNLELNFSILDLLWGPLPIAILTSAVVLFGFVLPSLSQLLNTPPIRVIRQQEKSSRTIGLTFATGLLSIIIFSLVLTENMVLSSLVIGAVIVLTSLIFLLVWMMLKSLKGLKNKLSTYIRLPAQTALQITALALGLSLITVLVVLRTDLLDRWQQQIPEGTPNQFVYGLPPFEVDQFRDQLAKAHWKSTPLYPNIRGRLIAKNGAPFSAELMKQSNSLQRELNLTQSNQYPEDNVIQAGKKVLQKPGEVSVEAKTAEELNIHIGDTLTFSLPEGNLEAKVINLRTVEWQSFSPNFFFIFAPKSMDENAGSYLGSFYVPPEDKPQLVKLIQQFSNTVFIDVSLILDEIKKLVNVLVQIVTVLAVLVSLSGFLVLIACINLLMDERKREVALMRSFGSSKKQLKTMMTLEIGLIGLIAGIVSCLFAEVMSAIVSQRMNLDIQMHIEIWLILPLLMMLLCGLIGRYRLSYLSEIPPLQSLREINQS; encoded by the coding sequence ATGATGGCATTGTTAAAGCCTTTATTTCGACAAAGTTTTGCATCTTCAGGTGTTTATCTGTTGATTATTGCTTTGAGTTTAGCGATTAGTGCAACGACAGCGTTGAAGTTTAGTAACTCACAAATTCAGCAAGCAGTGGCTTTACAAGCAGCAAAAATGCAAGCCGCTGATTTAGTCTTGAGCGATACCCAGCCTATTGCACCGACATGGAAAGACAAAGCCCAACTATTAAAACTCAGCACATCAGAAGTTACTGTTTTTAGCTCGATGGCGCATACCCAAGAGCAATTTGTGATGGTCAGTGTCAAAGCGATAGAAGACACATTTCCGCTTCGAGGTGAGTTGCACGTCAGTCCAAGCCAACCAAAGATTGCCGCAGGTGACGTTTGGCTGAGTCAAAGAGCGATGCAGTTATTGAACGTTAAAATTGGCGATACGGTGAGTATTGCTGATGGTGTATTTAAATTTACGGCTTTAATTGAACGTGATTCAAATCAGGAATTAGGTTTTGCAGGCTTTTCACCCACCGTGATTATTTCGCAATCAGATGTTGCAAAAACCAATGCTATACAGCCGGGCAGTCGTATTCAATATCGAGTATTAATGGCAGGTGACAATCAGCAGGTTCAAGAATTCACACGCTATTTTAAATCAACACAGCAAACTGCTCAGAAATCACAAAATCCTGATCAAATTAATGCTGATATGGATGAAAGTCAGCGACTAAAACTCATCACAGCCAATGATGGTAATACGCGTCTGGTTAAGCCGATAGAAAATTTAGACACCTTCTTGCAATTGGCCAATATTTTGACCATTTTGTTGTGTGGTATTGCAATCGCGCTCACCAGTCAACGCTACGTGCAACAAAATCAAGATCATATCGCGCTATTACGTTGTGTAGGTGCGAAAAGAAATCAGATCTTTACAGCCTATATGGTTTTACTTTTGGTGGTGATCGTTATTGCGGTGATTGCTGGTAGTGTATTTGGTGTCATGCTGGGCTTTGGGTTACTACAATTAATGATACAGCTCATACCGAATTTAGAGCTGAATTTCTCTATTTTAGATTTGTTATGGGGACCATTACCCATCGCAATATTAACCAGTGCGGTGGTGTTGTTTGGTTTTGTATTACCAAGTTTGAGCCAACTCTTAAATACACCACCTATTCGGGTGATTCGACAACAAGAGAAATCCTCTCGAACAATTGGTTTAACCTTTGCCACAGGTTTGCTGAGTATTATTATTTTTAGCCTTGTTTTAACAGAAAATATGGTCCTGAGTAGTCTAGTGATTGGTGCTGTGATTGTGCTGACATCACTGATTTTTTTGCTGGTTTGGATGATGTTAAAATCACTAAAAGGACTTAAAAATAAATTATCCACCTATATAAGATTGCCTGCACAAACAGCTTTGCAAATTACAGCTTTGGCACTTGGACTGAGTTTAATCACCGTGTTGGTGGTGCTCAGAACAGATTTACTTGATCGTTGGCAACAGCAAATTCCAGAAGGCACACCCAATCAATTTGTCTATGGTTTGCCTCCTTTTGAGGTGGATCAGTTTAGAGATCAATTGGCAAAGGCACATTGGAAAAGTACGCCTTTATATCCCAATATTCGAGGGCGTTTGATTGCTAAAAATGGAGCACCATTTTCAGCTGAATTAATGAAGCAAAGTAACTCCTTACAAAGAGAGTTGAATCTTACTCAGTCTAATCAATACCCTGAAGATAATGTTATTCAAGCAGGGAAAAAGGTATTGCAAAAACCTGGCGAAGTTTCGGTAGAAGCAAAGACTGCTGAAGAATTAAATATTCACATTGGCGATACCTTAACCTTTAGTTTGCCTGAAGGAAATTTAGAAGCCAAAGTTATCAATTTACGTACGGTCGAATGGCAAAGTTTTAGTCCAAACTTTTTCTTTATTTTTGCACCGAAAAGTATGGATGAAAATGCAGGCAGTTATTTAGGTAGTTTTTATGTGCCTCCTGAAGATAAGCCTCAATTGGTTAAACTCATTCAACAATTTAGCAATACAGTGTTTATTGATGTGTCATTGATCCTTGATGAGATAAAAAAATTGGTCAATGTCTTGGTTCAGATTGTTACGGTATTGGCTGTGTTGGTCAGTCTTTCAGGGTTCTTGGTGTTAATTGCATGTATTAACTTACTTATGGATGAGCGTAAAAGGGAAGTGGCGCTGATGCGCTCATTTGGCAGCTCTAAAAAACAGCTGAAAACCATGATGACTTTAGAAATAGGATTGATTGGATTGATCGCGGGCATTGTGTCTTGCTTATTTGCAGAAGTGATGAGTGCCATTGTGAGTCAGCGCATGAATTTAGACATACAAATGCACATTGAAATTTGGCTGATTTTGCCATTATTGATGATGTTGCTGTGTGGACTAATTGGACGTTACCGACTGAGTTATTTAAGTGAAATTCCACCATTGCAAAGTCTTAGGGAGATAAATCAATCTTAA
- a CDS encoding alpha/beta fold hydrolase: protein MNNSLQYSISPYTPFMQETTVDLGNGIQLHVEIGGKTDDPAIILIMGLGAQMLFWPDFFCKSLIDQGFRVIRFDNRDIGLSSKIRHKGPRLNTFKLMGRFAFGLSNQGSPYNLYDMADDVALLMDRLGIANANIIGASMGGMIAQIFAAKHPEKVDKVALLFTSNNQPFLPPPFPKQLFSLIGKPASRDEDGIINHSLKVFNVIGSPGYINQVDALQTARKLYQRSYYPAGVLQQFLAILCTGSLVQIDKQIQKPTLVVHGSKDRLLPSSHGKAVSNAISGAKFELIEGMGHDIPAHFIPQLSGLFAKHFK, encoded by the coding sequence ATGAATAATTCACTCCAATACAGCATTTCTCCCTACACACCGTTTATGCAAGAAACCACTGTCGATTTGGGCAATGGGATTCAACTACACGTTGAAATCGGTGGAAAAACCGATGATCCTGCGATCATCTTGATTATGGGCTTAGGCGCTCAAATGTTGTTTTGGCCTGATTTTTTCTGTAAATCACTGATCGATCAGGGTTTCCGTGTTATTCGTTTTGACAATCGAGATATTGGCTTATCTTCTAAAATTCGTCATAAAGGACCGCGTCTAAATACCTTTAAACTGATGGGTCGTTTTGCCTTTGGTTTAAGCAACCAAGGTTCTCCATATAATCTATACGATATGGCAGATGACGTGGCTTTATTGATGGATCGCTTGGGTATCGCAAATGCCAATATCATTGGTGCCTCTATGGGCGGGATGATTGCACAAATTTTTGCGGCTAAACATCCTGAAAAAGTGGATAAAGTGGCGTTATTGTTTACCAGTAATAATCAGCCTTTTTTACCACCACCTTTTCCAAAACAGTTATTTAGTTTAATTGGAAAGCCCGCATCACGTGATGAAGATGGTATTATTAACCATAGCTTGAAAGTATTTAATGTAATAGGCTCACCTGGTTACATTAATCAAGTCGATGCGTTGCAAACTGCTCGCAAGTTATATCAGCGCAGTTATTATCCTGCTGGTGTACTTCAACAGTTTTTAGCAATATTATGTACGGGTTCACTGGTTCAAATTGATAAACAGATTCAAAAACCAACCCTTGTGGTGCATGGTTCGAAAGATCGTTTATTGCCGTCAAGTCACGGAAAGGCAGTTTCAAATGCGATTTCTGGGGCAAAATTTGAATTAATTGAAGGAATGGGGCATGATATTCCTGCACACTTCATTCCACAACTCAGTGGATTATTTGCAAAACATTTTAAATGA
- the ppk1 gene encoding polyphosphate kinase 1 produces the protein MNTAVSNIPTEYTYNERYINRELSILDFHLRVLEQAVDPLHPLLERMNFLLIFSRNMDEFFEIRVAGVMEQLELGNESRSPDGLTPKQVLEKISQTTHAAIERQYRILNDEIFPKLREEDICFLRRGELTPAQSQWVKKYFQEQVAPVLTPISLDPAHPFPRLVNKSLNFIVTLEGKDAFGRQIDLAVVPAPRSLPRVVRLPDELTDGKEHHVMLSAIIHEHVSDLFPGMTATGCYQFRVTRNADLALNEDVEDLAKALKGELNSRRFGRAVRLEVTQNCPKHIYDYLLNEFDLHEAQLYKVDGPVNLARLLTNFKRPHLRYDSHTPVIPKVLKKSENIFSAMKKQDILLHHPFESFAPVINLLREAARDPQVLAIKQTLYRSGPDSEIVQVLAEAARNGKEVTAVIELRARFDEESNIAVANVLQEAGAVVVYGIVGYKTHAKMILVVRRENNKLVRYVHLGTGNYHATNARIYTDYGLMTTQKELCEDVHRIFQELTGMGKMAKLKKLLHAPFTLHAQLLSFIDDEINHAKAGKKAQIIVKVNALTEVQLINKLYEASQAGVQIDLIIRSICCLRPGLPGLSENIRVRSIVGRFLEHTRVYYFSNDGNSRLYCSSADWMDRNLFNRVEVCFPIEEPSFKKHIYQHGLLNYMKDNQQAWLLNGDGTWVRAELKEGEEPHNAQQTLLEIFK, from the coding sequence ATGAATACCGCAGTTTCGAATATCCCCACTGAATATACTTATAATGAACGATACATTAATCGCGAATTATCGATTCTCGATTTTCATTTGCGTGTTTTAGAACAAGCGGTTGATCCTTTACATCCGCTTTTGGAGCGCATGAATTTTTTATTGATCTTCTCGCGTAATATGGATGAGTTTTTTGAGATTCGTGTTGCTGGAGTTATGGAGCAACTTGAACTTGGCAATGAAAGTCGAAGCCCAGATGGCCTTACGCCAAAGCAAGTACTAGAAAAAATTTCACAAACCACACACGCTGCGATAGAACGTCAGTATCGTATTTTAAATGATGAAATATTTCCGAAATTGCGTGAAGAAGACATTTGTTTCTTACGACGTGGTGAGCTCACACCTGCTCAATCCCAATGGGTGAAAAAATATTTCCAAGAACAAGTAGCACCTGTTTTAACACCAATCAGCCTCGATCCTGCACATCCTTTCCCCCGTTTGGTCAATAAAAGTCTGAACTTTATTGTCACTTTGGAAGGCAAAGATGCCTTTGGTCGTCAGATCGATTTGGCTGTTGTTCCTGCACCACGTTCATTGCCACGAGTGGTACGTTTACCTGATGAGTTGACCGATGGTAAAGAGCACCATGTGATGCTCTCAGCAATCATTCATGAGCATGTGTCGGATTTATTCCCGGGCATGACCGCAACAGGGTGTTATCAGTTCCGTGTTACACGTAATGCTGATTTAGCCTTAAATGAAGATGTTGAAGACTTAGCCAAAGCACTTAAAGGTGAGTTGAATTCACGTCGTTTTGGTCGTGCTGTGCGTTTAGAAGTGACGCAAAATTGCCCGAAACATATTTATGATTATTTGCTTAACGAGTTTGATTTACACGAAGCACAACTTTATAAAGTCGATGGTCCTGTAAATTTAGCACGGTTACTCACCAATTTTAAACGTCCGCACTTGCGTTATGATTCACATACACCAGTCATTCCTAAAGTTTTAAAAAAATCTGAAAACATTTTTTCTGCGATGAAAAAGCAAGATATTTTGCTACATCATCCGTTTGAATCTTTTGCCCCAGTCATCAATTTATTACGTGAAGCTGCACGTGATCCGCAAGTACTTGCGATTAAGCAGACTTTATACCGTAGTGGTCCTGACTCAGAAATTGTCCAAGTTTTGGCTGAGGCTGCGCGTAACGGCAAAGAGGTGACTGCTGTCATTGAGCTGCGTGCACGTTTTGATGAAGAATCGAATATTGCAGTGGCAAATGTATTGCAAGAAGCAGGAGCGGTTGTTGTATACGGTATCGTGGGTTATAAAACCCATGCCAAAATGATTTTGGTGGTACGCCGTGAAAACAACAAGCTGGTGCGTTATGTGCATTTAGGCACCGGGAACTACCATGCCACCAATGCCCGTATATATACCGACTACGGTTTAATGACCACGCAAAAAGAGCTGTGTGAAGATGTACATCGTATTTTCCAAGAATTGACAGGCATGGGAAAAATGGCGAAGTTGAAAAAACTTCTGCATGCGCCTTTCACCTTGCACGCACAGTTGCTGAGTTTTATCGATGATGAAATCAATCACGCTAAAGCAGGGAAAAAAGCGCAAATTATTGTCAAGGTCAATGCATTAACCGAAGTTCAGCTCATTAATAAACTCTATGAAGCATCACAAGCTGGTGTACAGATTGATTTGATTATTCGTTCAATTTGCTGTTTACGACCAGGTTTACCAGGACTGTCTGAAAATATTCGAGTGCGCTCAATTGTCGGACGTTTCTTAGAACATACACGCGTGTATTACTTCAGTAATGATGGAAACTCTCGATTATATTGTTCTAGTGCAGATTGGATGGATCGTAATTTATTTAATCGTGTCGAAGTGTGTTTCCCAATTGAAGAGCCAAGCTTCAAAAAACATATTTATCAGCACGGTTTGCTGAATTATATGAAAGATAACCAGCAAGCATGGTTGCTCAATGGCGATGGTACTTGGGTACGTGCAGAATTGAAAGAAGGCGAAGAGCCTCATAATGCACAACAAACACTATTGGAAATTTTCAAATAA
- a CDS encoding YqiA/YcfP family alpha/beta fold hydrolase: protein MMTNNTKILFIHGLDSSRESTKFHAIDSKNKFCIDVDYRNLNYETVETFYQDIIEKMKPEILVGHSLGGYWALKMSKQFQLPAVVANPSLAPNFREDYPEIMDDELNHDIPQFAYIELGDEILDMHITADRLESFMQVEAVDGGHHRLAQPENMNKWIQQIEQYFIEH, encoded by the coding sequence ATGATGACAAATAACACAAAAATCTTATTTATACATGGACTTGATTCATCACGTGAATCAACAAAATTTCATGCCATTGATTCAAAAAATAAGTTTTGTATCGATGTGGATTACCGTAATTTAAATTATGAAACGGTCGAAACATTTTATCAGGACATCATCGAAAAAATGAAACCTGAAATTCTGGTCGGACACAGTTTAGGTGGCTATTGGGCATTAAAAATGTCGAAACAGTTTCAGTTACCCGCTGTTGTTGCAAATCCAAGCCTCGCACCCAATTTTCGTGAAGATTATCCAGAAATTATGGATGATGAGTTAAATCACGATATTCCGCAGTTTGCTTATATCGAGTTGGGCGATGAGATTTTAGATATGCACATCACTGCAGATCGTTTAGAGTCATTTATGCAAGTCGAAGCTGTCGATGGTGGGCATCATCGCTTAGCCCAACCTGAAAATATGAATAAATGGATTCAGCAAATTGAACAGTATTTTATTGAGCATTAA
- the mtgA gene encoding monofunctional biosynthetic peptidoglycan transglycosylase gives MKAFIVRTLLILVSLVLLVQIWIFGSLVWWRTHPVETTMMMRIDYWSDPSKPIKHEWRDYDDISNYFKHAIVAAEDGKFLQHKGFDWEGMQFALERNKDKGKVVAGGSTISQQLAKNLFLFNKRSFVRKGQEAVATFMMERIWSKQRILEVYLNSVEFGENIYGVEAASQHYFGISSKSMSREQAAFLAAILPNPKYYQDHRNDHKLQFRKRLILRYMRYSHIPK, from the coding sequence ATGAAAGCGTTTATTGTTCGAACACTGTTAATTCTTGTCAGTTTAGTGCTACTGGTTCAAATTTGGATTTTTGGAAGTTTAGTGTGGTGGAGAACACATCCAGTTGAAACGACCATGATGATGCGTATTGATTATTGGTCAGATCCGTCAAAACCGATCAAACATGAATGGCGTGACTACGACGACATCAGTAATTATTTTAAACATGCGATTGTGGCGGCTGAAGATGGAAAATTTCTACAACATAAGGGTTTTGATTGGGAAGGGATGCAGTTTGCCTTAGAGCGTAATAAAGACAAAGGCAAAGTGGTTGCTGGTGGATCAACCATTTCTCAGCAATTGGCTAAAAATTTATTTTTATTTAATAAACGTTCATTTGTGCGTAAAGGTCAAGAAGCTGTTGCAACCTTTATGATGGAGCGAATTTGGTCGAAACAACGTATTTTAGAAGTGTATTTAAACTCTGTGGAGTTTGGTGAAAATATTTATGGTGTAGAAGCTGCAAGCCAGCATTATTTTGGCATCAGTTCTAAAAGTATGTCACGAGAACAAGCCGCATTTTTAGCTGCGATTTTACCCAATCCTAAATATTATCAAGATCATCGTAATGACCATAAGCTACAATTTCGCAAACGCCTGATCTTAAGATATATGCGTTATAGTCATATTCCGAAATAA
- the oxyR gene encoding LysR family transcriptional regulator OxyR produces the protein MAALPSLRQLSYLVTLSETLHFTEAARRSFVTQSTLSGGIMELERLLGGVLVERDRQNVRLTPLGEQVVARARVLLADAQDLMRLSREMSEPLTGDLHLGIIPTIAPFILSQLLEEVHKELPKIQLHLHEAQSEHLVEKLEHGNLDMIMLALPFDTRGLKVSEIAKESLFLVCNRADQKSIHAKNLDDLDLSHLMLLEEGHCLRDHTLSVCPIGERKNSHRLNASSLPTLVEMVSSNLGFTLLPQIAVNTSMLKNNEHIVVKPIEHAPTRVLSLITRKSTPLQSEFDVLLRVLQKITSNLT, from the coding sequence ATGGCTGCATTACCATCCCTAAGACAGCTGTCATATCTAGTGACTCTGTCTGAAACGTTGCATTTTACAGAAGCAGCACGTCGTTCATTTGTCACGCAATCTACGCTTTCAGGCGGGATTATGGAGCTTGAACGTTTATTGGGTGGCGTACTCGTTGAGCGTGATCGTCAAAATGTACGTTTAACCCCGCTAGGCGAACAAGTGGTAGCACGAGCTCGTGTCCTACTTGCAGATGCGCAAGATCTCATGCGTCTGAGTCGTGAAATGAGTGAACCACTGACTGGTGACTTACACTTAGGTATTATTCCAACGATTGCTCCATTTATTTTGTCGCAGTTATTGGAAGAAGTGCATAAAGAGTTACCTAAGATTCAACTTCATTTACACGAAGCGCAAAGTGAACATTTGGTTGAAAAACTTGAGCATGGCAACTTAGACATGATCATGTTGGCTTTACCATTTGATACCCGTGGTTTAAAAGTTTCTGAAATTGCAAAAGAAAGTTTATTCCTTGTGTGTAACCGTGCGGATCAGAAATCAATTCATGCTAAAAACTTAGATGACCTTGATTTATCGCATTTAATGCTTCTTGAAGAAGGTCATTGTTTACGTGATCATACTTTAAGTGTTTGTCCAATTGGTGAACGTAAAAATTCACACCGCTTAAATGCAAGTTCACTGCCGACACTTGTGGAAATGGTGAGTTCTAATCTTGGCTTTACCCTACTACCTCAAATTGCAGTCAACACCAGTATGTTGAAAAACAATGAACATATTGTGGTAAAACCAATTGAACATGCGCCGACACGTGTATTGTCGTTGATCACTCGCAAAAGTACACCGCTTCAAAGTGAATTTGATGTATTACTGCGAGTTTTGCAAAAAATCACTTCAAATTTGACTTAA